A region of Thermococcus argininiproducens DNA encodes the following proteins:
- a CDS encoding prolyl oligopeptidase family serine peptidase, translating into MEDPYLWMENLSDERVLKFIEEENAHFREFIGDIPDELIDDVREYYYLPNIWRAQLTERGIFVQVKERDRQLIKLFETGEVIVDSKELEKELNDEVLLQGFTVDKEGKRLAYNFSIGGADEGITRIIDLKSREILEEIKPSLWNIVFLDDGYYFARFYRKEKTPDGMEPPAERVFLKKGDKERMIFGEGLASGYFMNLQKSTDGKWAMLTVTFGWNKADIYFGPINKPEEWKKVYSSKVPAYPIDYKDGKLYIYTREGKGLGKIVMIEGEEIKEILPENEFPLEWAVIVEDKILTGYMVHASSLLRVFTLDGTLIEEIKFDVPGQIHPLDNDGKNVLLRYESFTVPYKIYRFSERLELVDEIKLGDTFKVEESFATSRDGTKIHYFIVKGERDEKIAWIFGYGGFNISLSPRFFSHVIPFIKKGGIFVMANLRGGSEYGEEWHRAGMRENKQNVFDDFIAVLEKLKSEGYKVAAWGRSNGGLLVSATLVQRPDVIDAALIGYPVIDMLRFHKLYIGSVWIPEYGNPDDPKDREFLVKYSPYHNIDPTKKYPPTLIYTGLYDDRVHPAHALKFAKKLKDVGASVYLRVETKSGHMGASAETRVKELTDMLAFVIKTLGVEV; encoded by the coding sequence ATGGAAGATCCATACCTCTGGATGGAAAACCTAAGTGATGAGAGAGTGTTAAAGTTCATAGAGGAAGAAAACGCACACTTTAGAGAGTTCATTGGAGATATTCCAGACGAACTTATAGACGATGTTAGGGAGTACTATTACTTACCCAACATCTGGAGGGCCCAGCTTACAGAAAGAGGGATTTTTGTGCAAGTAAAAGAGAGGGATAGACAACTCATAAAACTCTTTGAAACCGGAGAGGTAATAGTGGACTCAAAGGAACTTGAAAAAGAACTTAACGACGAGGTCCTTCTACAAGGATTTACTGTAGATAAAGAAGGAAAAAGATTAGCCTACAATTTCTCCATTGGTGGAGCCGATGAAGGAATAACAAGAATAATCGACTTAAAAAGTAGAGAGATCTTAGAAGAAATAAAGCCATCTCTATGGAACATTGTCTTCCTTGACGATGGTTATTATTTTGCTCGCTTCTATAGAAAAGAGAAAACACCCGATGGAATGGAGCCTCCAGCAGAGAGAGTTTTCCTTAAGAAAGGAGACAAAGAAAGGATGATATTTGGTGAAGGCCTAGCTTCAGGGTATTTTATGAACCTGCAGAAAAGCACAGATGGAAAATGGGCAATGCTAACAGTTACCTTTGGATGGAACAAAGCCGATATATACTTTGGGCCCATAAATAAGCCAGAAGAATGGAAAAAAGTGTACTCAAGCAAAGTTCCTGCTTATCCAATAGACTACAAAGATGGAAAGCTCTACATATATACTAGAGAGGGAAAAGGGCTTGGAAAAATAGTCATGATCGAAGGAGAGGAAATAAAAGAGATTCTCCCAGAAAATGAATTTCCCCTTGAATGGGCCGTTATAGTAGAAGATAAGATACTTACCGGCTACATGGTTCATGCATCCTCACTCTTAAGGGTCTTCACACTAGATGGAACACTCATAGAAGAGATAAAATTTGACGTACCCGGCCAGATTCATCCTCTCGATAACGATGGGAAGAATGTTCTCCTTAGATATGAAAGCTTTACAGTGCCATACAAGATTTACAGATTTAGTGAGAGACTCGAGCTTGTAGATGAAATCAAATTGGGAGACACATTCAAAGTAGAAGAAAGCTTTGCAACTTCAAGGGATGGAACTAAAATCCACTACTTCATAGTTAAAGGAGAAAGAGATGAGAAAATAGCATGGATCTTTGGATATGGGGGCTTCAACATATCCCTCTCGCCAAGATTTTTCTCTCATGTGATTCCCTTCATTAAGAAGGGCGGGATATTTGTTATGGCAAATCTAAGAGGAGGAAGTGAATACGGCGAAGAATGGCACAGAGCTGGTATGAGAGAAAACAAACAGAACGTATTTGACGATTTTATAGCAGTTCTAGAGAAGCTTAAGAGTGAGGGATATAAAGTCGCTGCATGGGGAAGGAGCAATGGAGGTCTTTTAGTCTCAGCAACACTTGTCCAAAGACCCGATGTTATAGATGCAGCTTTAATTGGATATCCTGTTATAGACATGCTCCGCTTCCATAAGCTTTACATTGGAAGTGTGTGGATTCCAGAATATGGAAATCCAGATGACCCAAAGGACAGAGAGTTCCTTGTCAAGTATTCCCCATACCATAACATCGATCCAACCAAAAAATACCCACCAACACTAATTTACACCGGACTATACGATGATAGAGTTCATCCAGCTCATGCATTAAAGTTTGCAAAGAAGCTCAAAGACGTTGGTGCATCCGTTTACTTAAGAGTGGAAACAAAGAGCGGACACATGGGGGCCTCAGCGGAGACAAGAGTTAAAGAATTAACAGATATGCTGGCATTTGTGATTAAGACTCTGGGAGTTGAGGTTTAG